One genomic segment of Panicum virgatum strain AP13 chromosome 2N, P.virgatum_v5, whole genome shotgun sequence includes these proteins:
- the LOC120662249 gene encoding 26S proteasome regulatory subunit 4 homolog has protein sequence MGQGTPGGMGKQGGAGDRKPGDADKKDKKFEPPAAPSRVGRKQRKQKGAEAAARLPNVAPLSKCRLRLLKLDRVKDYLLMEEEFVAAQERLRPQEDKAEEDRSKVDDLRGTPMSVGSLEEIIDESHAIVSSSVGPEYYVGILSFVDKDQLEPGCSILMHNKVLSVVGILQDEVDPMVSVMKVEKAPLESYADIGGLDAQIQEIKEAVELPLTHPELYEDIGIRPPKGVILYGEPGTGKTLLAKAVANSTSATFLRVVGSELIQKYLGDGPKLVRELFRVADELSPSIVFIDEIDAVGTKRYDAHSGGEREIQRTMLELLNQLDGFDSRGDVKVILATNRIETLDPALLRPGRIDRKIEFPLPDIKTRRRIFQIHTSKMTLADDVNLEEFVMTKDEFSGADIKAICTEAGLLALRERRMKVTHADFKKAKEKVMYKKKEGVPDGLYM, from the exons ATGGGGCAGGGCACTCCTGGGGGCATGGGAAAGCAGGGTGGAGCCGGCGACCGCAAGCCCGGGGACGCCGACAAGAAGGACAAGAAGTTCGAGCCGCCCGCTGCCCCCTCCCGCGTCGGCCGCAAGCAGCGCAAGCAGAAgggcgccgaggccgccgcgcgcctccccaACGTCGCGCCGCTCTCCAagtgccgcctccgcctcctcaagCTCGACCGGGTCAAGGACTACCTCCTCATGGAGGAGGAGTTCGTCGCCGCGCAGGAGCGTCTCCGCCCGCAGGAGGACAAGGCCGAGGAGGACCGATCCAAGGTCGACGACCTCCGCGGCACGCCCATGAGCGTCGGATCCCTCGAGGAGATCATCGACGAGAGCCACGCCATCGTATCCTCCTCCGTCGGACCCGAGTACTACGTCGGCATCCTCTCCTTCGTCGACAAGGACCAGCTCGAGCCGGGATGCTCCATACTCATGCACAACAAG GTTCTGTCTGTGGTTGGGATATTGCAAGATGAAGTTGATCCCATGGTATCTGTGATGAAAGTTGAGAAAGCTCCTCTGGAGTCTTATGCTGACATTGGTGGGTTAGACGCTCAGATTCAAGAAATTAAAGAGGCAGTTGAGCTTCCATTGACTCATCCTGAGCTGTATGAAGACATTGGGATCAGGCCTCCCAAGGGAGTCATATTGTATGGAGAGCCTGGAACAGGGAAAACTCTACTTGCCAAG GCTGTCGCTAACTCAACATCTGCAACTTTCTTGCGTGTCGTTGGAAGTGAGCTTATTCAAAAGTACCTTGGTGACGGTCCCAAGCTAGTCAGAGAACTTTTCAGGGTGGCTGATGAGCTTTCTCCCTCAATAGTCTTTATTGATGAGATTGATGCAGTTGGAACAAAGAGATATGATGCTCATTCAGGAGGAGAACGTGAGATTCAAAGAACTATGTTGGAGCTGCTGAATCAGCTAGATGGTTTTGACTCACGTGGAGATGTTAAAGTTATTCTAGCAACAAACCGCATTGAAACTCTTGATCCAGCTTTGCTTCGGCCAGGTCGTATAGACCGGAAGATTGAATTTCCTCTGCCAGATATTAAAACTAGGCGTCGCATCTTCCAG ATACACACCTCAAAAATGACGTTAGCCGATGATGTGAACTTGGAAGAATTCGTGATGACAAAGGATGAGTTCTCGGGGGCTGATATCAAGGCTATTTGTACGGAAGCTGGGTTGCTAGCATTGCGAGAACGTAGAATGAAG GTGACCCATGCGGATTTCAAGAAGGCCAAGGAGAAGGTGATGTACAAGAAAAAGGAAGGCGTCCCAGATGGTCTCTACATGTGA